The genome window TGATTACAAGCAAGGTAATTTAACTGAAGAGGAGTATACCACCCGGTATAAAGAGGAAGTTCTAGATAGACTAGATCCTAAAGCAGTATTTGATGAACTAGGTGAAGATGCTATACTATTGTGTTATGAGAAATCAGAGGACTTTTGCCATAGACAACTAGTATCAGCATGGCTAACTAAAGCAGGATATAGAGTTTTAGAATACAAAGAAAACAATTCAACTATTAGTTTAGAAGCTTATATATAAAACAAAAGGAGAAATAATATGAAATTAACAAAAGATACACTAATAGAAGGTGTAATTGTAAAGACAGGAACAGAGGTTAAGATTAGAGAATCCTCTAAGGATATCACTAACATAGTTATTGAGTATCTAGTATCCAACAAGGATAGACTAGAAAAGAATCATCTTACAGTAGCTGTTAGATATGATAATCATAAATATAAAGTAGGGGAGTTAATCCCAAATTCTAAAACAAATATAGGAAGAGATGATGAAAGAGACTTCCCTTTATATGGGACATCTGATTATGAAAACATGGATGAGATAGATGGTACCTCAGCATATATGCTAACTAGTCAAGGTGATTATAGATATGAAATGTATGATAGAGAAACACTAGAGGATTTTTTTGAAGATGAGGTTGTTGAAGTTGGAGGCGATG of Candidatus Woesearchaeota archaeon contains these proteins:
- a CDS encoding DUF488 family protein, coding for MLTSYFAKSKKIDSTGYKPVSIARTNPSWYEGEVYKTLAPPSSLLYDYKQGNLTEEEYTTRYKEEVLDRLDPKAVFDELGEDAILLCYEKSEDFCHRQLVSAWLTKAGYRVLEYKENNSTISLEAYI